The Microcoleus sp. FACHB-672 genome has a window encoding:
- the yidD gene encoding membrane protein insertion efficiency factor YidD — MGENVMDATHFQTAGRQIAISSIDAYKTYISPRKGFSCAHRMLHQGDSCSDYVKRMFSTENLMPALQMSRQRFRDCAGAGQILKATKATGGCIIIPCCLPI; from the coding sequence ATGGGTGAAAACGTTATGGATGCTACACATTTTCAGACTGCCGGCAGACAAATAGCCATCAGCTCAATTGATGCCTACAAAACCTATATTTCTCCTCGCAAAGGCTTTTCCTGCGCCCATCGAATGCTACACCAGGGCGATTCGTGCTCAGATTATGTCAAACGGATGTTTAGCACAGAAAATTTGATGCCGGCACTACAAATGTCCCGGCAGCGGTTCCGCGATTGTGCCGGTGCCGGCCAGATCCTAAAAGCAACAAAAGCCACCGGAGGGTGTATCATCATTCCCTGTTGCTTGCCAATTTAA
- a CDS encoding glycerophosphodiester phosphodiesterase has protein sequence MEIEIIAHRGFSAIAPENTLAAFSAAIQHGADSIEFDIQLSADGVSVVIHDATLDRTTGTAGTVTEKTLEQLKALDAGSWFSEEYAGERIPTLKEVLIAIKSIKKFIYLDVKKHCEWSNSAISDFVKLVVNEGWADRCIISSFNEVFVDKVRSLCSNVKLGYIVADAQLYQSQLEKAASAGNTVMISAYDVLLSNPSLIQASKDRGIDIIAWTVDNPNNLKKLIELGVTRIVTNSLVAKSKV, from the coding sequence ATGGAAATTGAAATAATCGCTCATCGGGGATTTTCTGCGATTGCCCCGGAGAATACGTTGGCAGCTTTCTCGGCTGCAATTCAACACGGCGCTGATTCGATAGAGTTTGATATTCAGTTAAGTGCGGATGGTGTGTCAGTTGTTATCCACGACGCAACGTTAGATAGAACAACTGGAACTGCCGGCACTGTTACCGAGAAAACTTTAGAACAGTTAAAAGCACTGGATGCCGGTTCTTGGTTTAGCGAAGAGTATGCCGGTGAGCGAATTCCAACATTAAAAGAAGTTTTAATTGCGATTAAATCGATTAAAAAGTTTATTTATCTTGACGTTAAAAAACATTGCGAGTGGTCAAACTCAGCTATTTCTGATTTTGTTAAACTCGTGGTTAATGAAGGTTGGGCAGATCGTTGCATTATTTCATCTTTTAATGAAGTATTTGTGGATAAAGTTCGCAGCCTGTGCAGTAACGTAAAGCTGGGTTACATTGTTGCAGACGCTCAACTCTATCAAAGCCAATTGGAAAAAGCTGCAAGTGCCGGCAACACCGTAATGATTAGCGCTTATGATGTTTTGCTTAGCAACCCGTCCCTGATTCAAGCGAGTAAAGATCGAGGAATTGATATCATTGCTTGGACAGTTGACAACCCTAATAATTTAAAAAAATTAATTGAGTTGGGTGTAACAAGAATTGTGACCAATTCCTTGGTAGCAAAATCCAAGGTTTAA
- a CDS encoding ABC transporter permease, translating into MRRYLHVLRLFWSAAISAELEYRVNFVLSTLSSLGNLAGSFFALFLFYRTGYSFAGWKWEEALVVLGVFTVLQGFSTTFLVPNLNRIVDHVQQGTLDFVLLKPISSQFWLSARTVSPWGLPDLIFGGILLGYAGSKLSLDITNYFLSAIPLFFGMISLYSLWFILGAMSIWFVKIYNVTEVLRGLLEAGRYPMVAYPSAYRFFFTFVVPVAFLTTVPAEAMLGRVQLGWIVGAGILATVLLFVSIRFWRFALRFYTSASS; encoded by the coding sequence ATGAGACGATACTTGCACGTACTTAGGCTGTTTTGGAGCGCTGCAATTTCAGCAGAGCTAGAGTACCGAGTCAACTTTGTTCTCTCCACTCTCAGCAGTTTGGGCAACCTTGCCGGCAGTTTCTTTGCACTGTTTTTGTTCTACCGCACCGGCTATTCTTTCGCCGGCTGGAAGTGGGAAGAAGCCCTCGTGGTACTTGGGGTTTTTACGGTTCTCCAAGGCTTCTCGACAACCTTTCTCGTTCCCAACCTTAATCGCATCGTTGATCATGTCCAGCAAGGCACGCTTGACTTTGTTCTCCTGAAGCCGATTAGCAGCCAGTTTTGGCTTTCGGCGCGGACTGTTTCCCCTTGGGGACTACCCGATTTAATTTTTGGAGGCATTTTGCTGGGATATGCCGGCAGCAAACTTAGTCTGGATATTACTAACTATTTCTTGAGTGCTATCCCACTTTTTTTTGGCATGATCAGCCTTTATAGCCTGTGGTTTATCCTAGGCGCAATGAGTATTTGGTTTGTCAAAATTTATAACGTTACGGAAGTTCTCAGAGGTTTGCTAGAAGCCGGTCGCTATCCAATGGTGGCTTATCCGAGTGCTTATCGTTTCTTTTTTACTTTTGTTGTGCCGGTTGCTTTCTTAACGACAGTGCCGGCAGAAGCAATGCTGGGTCGTGTGCAGTTAGGCTGGATTGTAGGTGCCGGCATCCTGGCTACTGTTTTATTGTTTGTTTCTATTAGGTTTTGGCGGTTTGCTTTGCGCTTTTATACCAGTGCTTCGAGTTAG
- a CDS encoding SH3 domain-containing protein, with translation MKTVAHWGKPVALLSVLLLGIGSLNAPAIAVSKTAPSNLTQDADPILSQDPSSLQLAQATQSLCRRVNVRQGLAVRERPDPNARQVSGVGFNTQVTLAEGARSIPGPDGRLWVEITSPVRGYASIGYPNSQNNLVGCSGPVGTNPPTNPPANPPTNPPSTASLCRQVEGRVAPQGLAIRADASKTAAYLGGVPAGGRLTLLQGYRLIPDKSGERRNWVQVISPVAGYVSASSLIMCR, from the coding sequence ATGAAAACAGTGGCTCATTGGGGCAAACCTGTGGCACTGCTTAGCGTACTCTTGCTTGGCATCGGGAGTTTGAACGCTCCCGCCATCGCTGTTTCTAAAACAGCACCTTCCAATCTCACTCAGGATGCAGACCCCATCCTGTCTCAAGATCCCAGTTCATTACAACTGGCCCAGGCTACACAAAGTCTTTGCCGGCGCGTGAATGTGCGGCAAGGTTTAGCGGTTCGCGAAAGACCAGACCCTAACGCCCGTCAGGTTAGCGGTGTAGGCTTTAACACCCAAGTTACCCTCGCCGAAGGTGCCAGAAGTATTCCAGGGCCAGATGGCCGCCTCTGGGTTGAAATCACATCTCCTGTCAGGGGTTACGCCTCTATCGGCTATCCTAACAGCCAGAACAATCTCGTGGGCTGTTCCGGGCCGGTAGGCACGAATCCTCCTACTAACCCGCCAGCGAATCCCCCAACGAACCCGCCAAGCACCGCCAGCCTCTGCCGGCAAGTAGAAGGGCGTGTTGCTCCGCAAGGTCTAGCAATTCGTGCGGATGCCTCTAAAACAGCGGCCTATTTAGGTGGGGTGCCGGCCGGCGGACGGCTGACACTCCTCCAAGGTTACAGACTTATCCCAGATAAAAGTGGAGAACGCCGCAACTGGGTACAAGTAATCTCTCCTGTCGCCGGCTATGTTTCTGCTAGCAGTTTGATCATGTGTCGTTAA